The Akkermansia sp. RCC_12PD genome contains the following window.
TGGGCAGGGCTTCCCGGTAGCAGGTGCCCGCGTCCGGATTGGTGGAGCGGTACTGCACGATGGTGACGCCGCCGTCCACGGCCTTCCGGACGGTTTCCAGCAGGCCGTGGCGGCATTTGGCCGCTTCGTCAGTGACCAGGTAGAGGTGGAGGTTGAATGATTTCATTGAAGGTATGACGGCAGCCGGGTTAATCTGCAAAGAGGGGGGTGGACAGGTAGCGGTCGCCCGTGTCCGGCAGAAGAACGACGATGGTCTTGCCTGCGTTTTCCGGCCTTTTTGCCAGCTGCGTGGCCGCCCACAGGGCCGCCCCGGAGGAAATGCCAGCCAGCACGCCTTCCGTGCGGGCCAGTTCCTTGCCCGTGGCGAATGCGTCTTCATTGGTGACGGTGATTACTTCGTCGTAAATGGAGGTGTCCAGGGTTTCCGGCACGAATCCCGCGCCAATCCCCTGAATTTTGTGCGGTCCGGCCGTACCCTCGGTGAGTACGGGAGAGGCCGACGGCTCCACGGCCACGACCTTGATTCCGGGATTGCGGGATTTGAGGTACCTGCCCACGCCTGTAACGGTTCCCCCGGTTCCCACGCCCGCCACAAAGATGTCCACCCTGCCGTCCGTATCGTCCCATATTTCCGGTCCGGTGGTGCGGAAGTGGGCTTCCGGATTGGCTTGGTTCACGAACTGGCCGGGAATAAAGCTGTTCGGCAATTCGGCGGCGAGTTCCTCCGCCTTCGCAATGGCTCCCTGCATGCCCTTTGTCCCGTCCGTCAGCACCAGTTCCGCGCCGTAGGCTTTCAGCAGGTTGCGGCGCTCCACGCTCATGGTTTCCGGCATCGTCAGGATGATCCGGTACCCGCGGGAGGTAGCCACGGCCGCCAGGCCGATGCCCGTGTTGCCGCTGGTGGGTTCAATGATGACGGAGTCCGGCTTCAGCTGCCCGGAGGCTTCAGCCGCGTCAATCATCGCCAGGGCAATGCGGTCTTTCACGCTGCCTGCGGGGTTGAAGGCTTCCAGCTTGGCCAGGATGACGGCGCCCAGGCCGTGCCTGCGGTCGTAATTGGCCAGTTCCAGCAGGGGGGTGCTGCCGATCAGTTCCGTAATGTTCCTGTAAATTTTCATGTCTTGTAAGAAAATGAGCGTTTTTGACGGCAAATCGTTAGAGAATGGCGCGGAAACCGTGCTCCAGGTCCTCAATAATGTCGTCTATGTGTTCCGTGCCTATCGAAAGCCGCACCGTGGAGGGCGTGATGCCTCCCGCCTTCAGTTCTTCCTCCGTCATCTGGGAATGGGTGGTGGAAGCCGGGTGGATCACCAGGGACTTGACGTCCGCCACGTTGGCGAGCAGGGAGAATAGTTCCAGGCTTTCGCAGAACTTGCGAGCCTTTTCCGCGCCACCTTTCACCTCGAAGGTGAAAATGGAGCCCCCACCGTTCGGGTAATATTTCCGGTAAAGACCGTGGTTGGGATGTTCCGGCAGGGAAGGGTGGTTCACCTTCTGCACCTGGGGATGGGCAGCCAGGTATTCCACCACGCGCAGGGCGTTCTGGACATGGCGCTCCACCCGGAGGGAAAGAGTTTCCAGCCCCTGGAGAAGCAGGAAGGAGTTGAACGGGCTGATCGTCGCGCCCGTGTCCCGCAGAAGGGTGGCGCGGATTTTGACGATGTAGGCCAGATTGCCGCACACCTCGGAAAACACGGCTCCGTGGTAGTTGGCGTTGGGCTTGGAAAGGCCGGGGAATTTGTCGTTCTGCGTCCAGTCGAACCTGCCTCCGTCCACAATCACGCCGCCCATCACCGTACCGTGGCCGCCGATGAATTTGGTGGCGGAGTGCACGACGATGTCCGCGCCGTGCTCCAGCGGACGGAACAGGAAAGGCGTAGCAAAGGTGCTGTCCACAATGAGGGGAATGCCGTGGGCATGGGCGATTTCCGCCAGGGCTTCCATGTCCGCAATATCGCAGTTCGGGTTGCCCAGGCTCTCCACGTACAGCGCCTTGGTGTTTTTTCGGATGGCCTTGGAGAAGTTGTTCACGTCCCCGGCGTCCACGAAGGTGGTTTCAATCCCGTTTTCCGCGAGCGTGTTGGCAAACAGGTTGTACGTGCCTCCGTACACGGTGGCCGCGGAAACGATGTGGTCCCCGGCGCGGGCGATGTTCTGGATGGCGTAGGTGATGGCGGCGGCTCCGGTGGCTACGGCCAGCGCGGCGGCTCCACCTTCCAGCGCGGCGATGCGTTTTTCAAAAACGTCCGCCGTGGGGTTCATCAGGCGGTTGTAAATATTGCCCGGCTCCGCCAGGGCAAAACGTCCGGCGGCCTGCGCGGAGTCCTTGAAGACGTAGGAAGTAGTTGCGTAAATCGGGACGGCGCGGGCGTCCGTAACCGGGTCGGGATTCTCCTGGCCCACGTGGAGCTGGCGTGTTTCAAATCGATATTTTTTGCTCATGTTTTTATATTCCTATCGGAAAACTAGGGAATAAGTAATGAAAGAAGGGATCCATGTCAAGTACCGGCTGAAAAAAGTGGGGCATGAGGACCAGAAAGGGGAAAAAGGTAGCCGGAACGTTCCGGCCGTACCGGGAGGATCAAATGCCGGCTCCATAGTCGCAGCCCGCTTCCTTCTGCTGGATGGCCAAATCTTCCAGAGTGACGTTTCTCAGATAGTCTTCGATAACTTCCTGCAATCCCTGCCAGAAAGGCAGGGTCGTGCACGTTGCCGCGCGGGGACACGGATTGCTCTCCGTGGTTACACAGGAGATGGGCAGCATGGAGCCTTCCGTCAATTTGAGAATATCTTCCGTAGTGTATTCACGGGGATGCCTGGTCAGGCGGTAGCCGCCGGATTTTCCCCGGGAGCTTTGCACAAAACCCGCTTTCAGCAGAATGGCGATGATTTGTTCCAGATAACGTACCGTGATATCCTGCCGGACGGAGACTTCCTTGAGGGATATGTATTGCTTGTCCTGATGCTGCGCAAGATCAATCATCATGCGCAATGCATAACGCCCTCTGGTGGAAATCTTCATCATGTTGGCCTGAATAAACGACATTTCGGAACAGCCGTCAATCGAGAATGAATACATATTAATAATTGAAAGAAACAATCAGGAGAGAAAGCGGAAATTCAGTTGGAAGGCAAATGCCTGTTTTTTCAGGTATTGCAAATAAAATATTCTTCCCACTCCATTGGAGGAAAGCGGTTTTTTTCTGCATCCCGGACTCGTTTTTTAAATATCCCGGAGCTGTTTATTGAAGACGGCAGCGGAAAATCAATGTTCCGGGCACGGAAAAATGAGACCTGTTTTTGTGGTGTGGTCCGTTTCTTTGCAAAATCCGGAATATTTAATACCGTGAAGAGGAATTTTTAATCCGTTAAAGCTTACGGGAGAAAAATCGCTTGCCATGGGAAAAAGGGACGGAGGAGAGAGTTTTTCCCCATGTTTTTTGTTTGTTTAAGAAGCCGTCGGCTCATGAAAAAGCCGCCTGACCCGGAGGAAAGGCGGCTTGGGAAAGCTATTAATGAGATTCCTGGGGCTTTAGAACGGAATCTCGTCGTCCATGTCTCCGAAGTCGTTGGACTGCTGCTGATTGGAGGGCATGGGGGGAGGATTGTAGTTCTGGGGGGCCTGGGATTGTCCGTAATTGCTGGAACGGGGAGCGGCCTGCTGGCGGGGGGCGGCGCCCATGTCGGAGGAATCGCCGCCGCGGGGGAAGAGCTGGATGTTTTCTCCGATCACGCGCAGCTTGGTGCGCTTCTGGCCGGATGCCTTGTCTTCCCAGGAATCCAGTTGAAGACGCCCTTCTACAAAGACGCCGCGCCCCTTGCTGAGATAGTTGCCGGCCACTTCCGCCTGGCGGTTCCAGAGGGTGACGTCCACGAAGGTGGTTTCTTCCTGGCGTTCGCTGTTGTCTCCGGCGTAATAGCGGTTGATGGCAAGGCGGATGTCCGTGACGGCCGTACCCTTGGGCGTGTAGCGCAGTTCGGGGTCGGCAGTGAGGTTGCCCATTAAAAATACTTTGTTGAGATTGGCCATGTAATGGAGGTGTTAAGTATGATAAGGAGACGCCTTCTGTGCGGTATAGGCGGGCGTATGAATAATCGCTGACAATTATGTCTTCGCGCGCAGGCTTGTGCAATACTAAATTGCGGAATCGTTTGCAAACATGTCTGCTTTCTCCATTGCATTCATCACCGAACCGTGGAATGGTTACCCCCATGAGTTTCAATCAACGGCGGCAAGGCAGGCTGTTCCGGGTTTCCTGGGGCGCGTGTCTTTTGCTGTCCGTTCTGGCCCATTTGTTTTTGCTGGCGGGCACTTATCTGGTGCCGGAGGAATGGCTGGCCTCCCCGCGGCCGGCGGAGGTGCGCCGCCAGGTGGTGGTGACCGCCCGCATGGTGAGGAAGGTGGAGCCGGAGAAGAAGGGCAACAGGCAGGCTCCGCAGGAACGGCTGCCTTCCATGGTGAAAACCAGTGAGGAACAGGAAAGTGCCACCAGACCGGAAACTCCCCGGTTCCAAGGCAACCGCAATACGCGCCGGGAAGGCGGCCGCAAGGACCCGGACAGCAGCAGGGACATGCCCGCCCAGGACGGCGAAGAGCGGGAAAACGGGGAAATCGTCCTGTTTGACCAGGAAAGGCAGGACGGCGACATGAGCCATGAGCGCGACGGGAATAAGGACGCAGATCCGGGGGCTTCCGCCAGCATGCCCTTCCAGCCACTGGAGCCGTCCTCCCCTCCGCCTGGGCATCCGGACGCACTGAATCCTTCCCCCAATGCCACCGGCTCCCCCTCCGCCGTCGGGGAAGAAGGCCTTGCCCGGCAGGACAGGACGCCTGCGCGGGAACATGTCATGCAGCTTCCCCACGCGGTCACGCTGCCCCGGCCCGGCAGGCCGGAAGAGCCGGACGCTCTGGAGGAACTGGCAAAAAGCATCGCCAGGGGCGCGGACCGACCTCCCCTCAATCTTCCGGACCTTCAGCTGCCCCCCAATGCGCGGCCTCCGCAGAAACAGCCCCTGTACGATCCCATGTTCAATGCGGAAAACCAGCCCGGTTTCAAGACGCATGAACGGAAGACCAAGCTGACGGGCAAATTCAGCTTTGGCCGCCGTCCCACTCTGGATGTGGAAGCTACCCCCCTGGGCAGGTACCAGATGATCGTTTACCGCGCCATCGGTGAACAGTGGTACCGCCAATGTGATCTGAACCGTGACCTGATCGTCGCGGGAACCGTCCGCATCCGCATTCTGATAGCCAAAAACGGGAACGTCACCTCCATGAGGCAAACCTCCCGCGTGGGGGCCAGCGAGGTGCAGAAATCCTTTACCTTCCTTGCCATCAAGCTCGCCAAGCTTCCCGCGATGCCGCCGGAAGTGAGGAACGAACTCGTGGGAGAGACGCTGGAAATGTACTTCGACTTCAATTTTTAAAACCAACCAACACAGCTATTCCATAACCACCATCCATTGACATACCATCATGAATTTCATCAAGGACTGCATTACATTCTTCCAGGCCGGCGGCATCTTCATGTACCCGCTTGCAGCCTGTTCCATCCTGCTCATTGCCGCCATCATTTACCGCATGTTCAACATGAGGCGGCGGGGAATCGCCCCGGACAGGCTGGTGCGCGCCGTGGAACAGTACATGCAGGGAGGCCTGGACCGTAGGGAACTTGAAGAACGGGCGCTCGCCTCCCGTTCCGTGCTGGGCAGGCTGGTCCTGGAGACCCTGAATTCCCGCATGGAGGATGAAGCGTCCATGAAGGAAATGATCCAGGTCAAGGCGCGGGAGGAATTCGTCACGCTTCAGGCGGGTCTGCCCCTGCTGGACATGATCGTGATGATTGCGCCGATGTTCGGCATTCTGGGTACGGCCAGCGGGCTGGTTGAGATATTCAGCGTCTTCGGAATGGATGAAAGCCACGGCCAGATTGCCCAGGGCATCGCCCAGGCGCTGAACACCACGATCGCCGGTCTGGCCATCGCCACGCCCGCCGTCATCGCCCATGTCTATTATTCCCGCAAGCTGGAGCGCATTTCCGCGTTCATGGAGGTGCTGCTCACGGAGCTGATTTCCTTCCGCTATCATTCCCAACGCTGATCCGGCCATGCAGTTTTACCGTAAAAAAGGAAGAACCATGGGGGTGCCCATCGTCCCCATGATCGACATCCTCACCATCCTGCTCATCTTCTTCATCGTCCATACCCAGTGGAAAAAGCCCCAGACCCTGTTGAAGATAGACGTGCCGGGAGCGGAATTCATTGAAGGCGCCCCCTCCACGGAACAGCGCGCCGTGCTGGCCGTGACGGAGGAATCCTCAATCTCCCTGAACGGGCGGCTGGTGGAAATCGGCGAACTGCCGGCCGCCCTGGAAAGGCTGAAAAGGGAAAATCCGGACATCAAGCTTCAGCTTGACGTGGACAAAAAGGCGGCCTTCGGCGTCATCGTAGGCATTTGGGACGCGCTGACGTCTGTGGGTATTGACGCCGGGGAAGTTCCTGCCAGAATAGAAATCAGCAAATCCCCCGCACCATAAATCCTCCAGAAAGAACACCCTCCCGCATGTTGTTGGAAATCGTACAGTATGGAAATCCGGTATTGAAAGAAAAATGCCGCCCCGTGGAACATCTTGACGCCAGTTTGAAAGACTTGGCGAACAACATGCTGGAAACGATGTACGCCGCCGAGGGGATCGGCCTTGCCGCCCCGCAGGTGAACGTGCCTGTGCAGCTCGTCGTGATCGACATCCCGGCGGAGGAGGAATCCGTCACCTGGCTGAAAGTGGACGGGGAGGACAAACAGCTGTCCGACATCATGCCGCTGAAGTTCATCAATCCGGTGCTGGAGCCCTATGGCCCCATGCATCCCTGCCATGAAGGCTGCCTGAGCGTGCTCAAGATACGCGCCTCCGTCGTGCGCCCGGACTTCGTCAGGGCTACCCTGACGCTTCTGGACGGCAAACGGGTGACGATAGACTGCAACGGCCTTCTGGCCCGCTGCCTTCAGCATGAATGCGACCATTTGAACGGCATCCTGTTCGTGGAACGCGTTTCTTCCGCCCAGAAAATCACTCTGCGCAATAAATTGAAGCGCCTGGCAATCGGGTATTGACGGTTTCCCGGACCGGGATCGGACCGTCTGCTTGGAAAAAGCCCCGGCGTCAGGTCAAATCACTCTTGAAATGCCGCGACACGGCGCGAGGCCAGCCAGCATTTGCATCCTGAGGTGTAAGGGCATGTGAAGGTCGGGACTGAGCTTCTTTCTGCACGTTCCTGAATCCTTTTCCATGATCCTTGTTTTACTCCGCATCAGCTCAGGGAGTTAATACCGGGGCGCACAGAAGGTCTTGATTCCTTTTTCGCCAAACAGAGTGATGATTTCCTCGTGGGAGCGGGACACTCCCATTATTCATCATACCCGGCATGGCTTCCCGCGGTGTGGGGAAGGGAGGGGATTTTCCTCCTTCCAGGTTTCCGGTCATGCCGGGTCTGCCGTTTGACCGTTGAGGCGCATGGAGAATATGAGGGGTGTCACATTTCATCTGTCCATGAGAAGCATTCCCTGCCGACCGTCTCCCTTTCCTTGGATTTTTCCCCCGCCAATGTTTTTCAGAAGAAAACGCCCGGGACGGTCATCAACAGGCGCCGCTGCCGGACGAAGGTGGAATTTCAGTCCTGTTCCTGTGGGGCTTCCAGAGAAATATGACCAATGCCTGGAGCAGGAGGGAGGCCATGTTAAAAATGAAGATTACAGGAAAGGAACCGGGAAGGAAGAGCGTCACAAGGATGTTGAACAGGCTTCCGCAGAACAGGAACCTGCCGCCAAGGCGTTGAACCCTTACCCATGCTTCATCACTGCTGAAGGCATAAGGGGTGCGTATTCCCAACCATTTGTTGGGCGTTATCTTGGGACAAACGTTGACCATGAGCAGGAGGAATATATTCATGCCTATGAAGATGACTTTGGCCGTGTCTTCCAGGCTGACCGTATTGGTCAGGCTTGTCTTTTGAATGGCCAGGCAAAGATAGGAAAACAGGACGACCAGGAAAAATTCCACGTATGTGGCCATCTTCGCACCAATCCGCCTGTTGTTTTCATTCCTGCTGAAATGAATGGGCAGAAGGATGATCAGGCGGAGAACCTTCCCGATGAGGAAACCCAGGATTCCCAGGCCAATGAATCCCAGGAGGGCGTCCACGCTGTCCTTGTCTGCAAAACGGGTGGGAATGCCGTACTCATTGAAATGCACGGCGACGCGGGCGGGCAGCCGTGACGATACGGCGGCATAGTAAGTCAGCGCGGGAAACAGGGCGATGGCAAGTTCGCTGAAAATCGGCCCGGTCCACCAGGACGGGGAAGATGGAGCAGGGTGCGGGGATGGCTGCATGGCGTTTAATGGTTGGGCTGGGTTCCGATGATTTTGTCCTGTTTGCCGGAGGATGTTTCGCGGGCCGCCTTGAAATTGCCTATCCAGACCAGTATTTCCTGGAGGACGCTCAGGTTGACATCGTAAAAAATGAATTTGCCGTCTCTGTGGTCGCGGACAAGATCGGCTTCTTTCAGAACGGACAGGTGGCGGGAGATGGCGGCTCCGGTGATGCTGAAATGTTCCGCAATTTCTCCGGCAGGCATGGCGCCGTTTTTAAGTATTTCCAGAATTTCACGGCGCGTGGGGTCAGCCAGGGCCCTGAGCGTATATTGCAGGGAAGCGGGGTTATTCATTTTACATTTAACTTTATTGTTAAATATTTTTAATACGGACTCCAAGTGGAGTCAATAAAAATGGAGAGAAGGCCGGACGCAGGCATTCATTCATGCCGTTCCCGCGTGCCGTGATAGCCGCTCTGGCAGGATTTATTCCTGAAAAAAGGAAATCGCATTTGCCGGACTGCCGTCCGTTGTCCGGATGCGGAAACCACCATGTTCCAGCGGGAAAATGGTTTAAAGCTGTTTTCCGGGAATATCGCAGGCCCTTGCCGGCCATGGGAAACATGGGCAGGCGCAGATGCGTGAAATTGTTAAAAAGAAACGAAACTATTTACTTTGGTCTTGTATCAGTCGTTTTGGCTGTCTCTCCCGTCAATTTATTACCGAATATCAGCGTTAGCAGCAATGCGATATTCCAACAAGATTATTCTACATAATTCCGAAAAGAAATAACGCCTTCCTCGCGGCCTGGAAATATTCCAGAGTCAGACGGCGGCAGCTTTCGGAGATTCCCGCTTGACGCGGATCTGGAGGTCCGCCAGAGCGTTCATGTAATAGATGTATGCGTCAAAGGCGGAGGCATACGGAGTAAAGGAGTTTTCCTTTTCCATATAATGGAAGTGGTCCGCGCTCTGAAGCTTCCGCCAGACGTGCGTGAGGTCCTCGTCATTGGCGGCTTTCACTGGCTTTTCCAGGCGGTAGATTTTGCGGATGGCTTCGTCCTGCATGACGTTCCCGTTCCAATGGGACATGGTGCCGAAGGTGGAGCAGGTCATCTCCTGCGTGCATTCGCAGACGGAGAGGGGCTTGATTTCCCGCACGACCTCGGACGGAGTCATGAAACGGTTGCCGGCGTCCAGGCAGGCAATGATCATGGTGCGCCAGAATTCAAACACGCCCGTGGCGTCCGACTGGCGTTCGCCGAGGGTTTCATAGTCCATGGAGAGCGTCGTGACGCTGCCCTGCTGGTGCGTGAGCCAGTCTGCGAACGTGGTCGGGGAAAGGGGGTATTCGGGCCATTCCGGATTGGTGCGCATGACGGCCAGGTCGTTGGACAGTTCCCGGTTGCGGAAGATGGTGGTGGTGGTGTACACCCACGGGGCCAGGAATACTTCATTGCTCTGGAACCCCTTGAGCATGGCCGGATTGCCGTCCGCCATGATGCCCTTGAAGCCGAGCGTTTCCGCCTGGGCCGCAATGGCGTTGGAGTACAGCATGCCGGTATTCATCAGCACGTCGGATTCCTGATGAAAGAGCTTTTTGATCAATACCCTGTGCTCCTCGATCTGTTCCGCGAATTCCTGAGGGGAATACACGGAGGCCAGGGAGTTGTAGTAGGGCATGGTCAGGAAGTCCACGCATCCGGTTTCTGCCAGTTCCTTGAAGGAGGCGATGAGGTCCGGCCTGTGGTACAGGGCCTGTTCCAGAATGACGCCGCTGAGCGCCAGGCCGAAGCGGAATTTTCCCTCCGTCATTTCGATAAGCTGCTTCATCAGCCGGTTGGCCGGGAAGTAACAGCGTTCCGCCACGGTGCTCAAGACGCGTGCATTCAGGTCGTCGTCCTCATAAAAGGCGTGTTCGCCTATCTTGAAGAAATCGTAATGAATCAGGCGGTTGGGCTGGTGCGCTACGAAGGTGAGGGATATATTGCTCATGGACGAAGGAGGACTGGATGGTTGATTGATGCGGATGGAATGTTTTTTGCCGGCTAGCGGTTCAGCACATGCTCATAAACCCTGATGACCTTGTCTGCTGCGGAATCCCAGGTGGAGGCCTTGATGTCCTCCGTGCTTTGTTCCACCACCTTGCGGTACAGCTCTTCGTCCGTGCAGAGGTTCACGATGTGTTCCGCCATCTTGTTGACGTCCCAGAAATCCGCCTTCAGCGCGCCTTTCATGACTTCTGCCACGCCGGACTGCTTGGAGATGACCGCGGGAATGTTGAACTGGGCCGCTTCCAGCGCGGAGAGGCCGAAGGGTTCCGATACGGAGGGCATGCAGTAAATATCCGTGATGGAGAGCAGGTCGTTCACCTTGTCCTTGTTCAGGAAGCCGGTGAAGTGGAATTTGTCCCCCACGCCCTTGAAGGCGCCGGATTCGATCAACTGGCGCAGCTTTTCCCCCGTGCCGGCCATGACGAAGCGCACGTCGTCCGTTTGCTCCAGCACCTTGGCGGCGATCTGAAGGAAGAAGCCCGGCCCCTTCTGGGCGGTGAGGCGTCCCAGGAAAAGCACGAGTTTTTCCGGGAATTTCTTCTTGCCCTTGAAGACCTGGACCGGGTCCGCCCCGTTGTGGATGGGAAAGATTTTATGCGGATCAATGGCATAATGGCCGCTGGCGACGGTGCCCGTGTACTTGCTGACCGGAATGACGGCGTCCGCCTGTTCCATGCCGAATTTTTCAATGTCGTAAATCCAGCCGCGGGCGTCCGCTCCGGCGCGGTCGAATTGGGAGGCATGGAGATGCACCACCAGGGGCTTGCCCGTGGCCTTCTTTACTTCCACGCCGGCCAGGTAGGTCATCCAGTCGTGGGCATGGATGACGTCGAATTCCTGCTGCATGGCGATTTTGGCCGCGATTTTGGAAAATTGAATGACCTTCAGCGCCAGGTCCCCGGCATAGAGGTCTTCCTTGTTTTTGAAAAGCTGGAGATCCGCCTCATGGGTTCTGGAGAAGGAGATGCGCCCTTCCTGGGTGAACTGGATCATGCCGGACTCCCCTTCCACCGTGGTGTAGGGGTCCAGTTCAATGGGAGCGTGCTCCACCATGGCGAAACTTTCATAGGAATACTTGCGGTCCACTTGCTCCACTTCCCGGTAGGAGACATTGTTGAGACCCGTGAGCTGAAATCCGTCAGTGTGGACGGAAGGATCGGCCTTGGGAACAATCACCCTTAAATCCACCTTTTTTGCCAGTGCCTTGGAAAGACCCAGGCAGGCGATACCCAGGCCTCCGTTGACCAGTGGTGGAAACTCCCACCCTAATGTAAGAACTTTGATATTACTCATTGGTTAATGTGGGTTGTCGGTGTCGGGAAGAATGCAGTGGTACGGCGTGTTATACACCACAACCATAAAATCAAATTTTTCATGTCCGGTCTAGAGTAATAATTAGTAATTTTGTTCTATTAATGAAAAGAAAAAGGGTGGTTTAGTTCAATCTTGCGTTCGTCATGGAATTGATTAGCATGGGCAGAGCGTTTCCTTATTTTCCTTTCTTTTGTTTCCATGTGCGCCGCCTTCCACAACACTGAAAAACGGAAACTGCCCCTTGTCCGCGGCTCTGTGATCAGGAGGGAGTATGGAAATGTCATTTCCAAAATAACTCTCAGCGTGTGGATTGCGGAAGAGGGCCTCGTAAGGGTGGCTTATTTTCCCGGAGCGGTGGCTGAGGATGAGCCGAGTTATGCCGTCAGTCCGGAATACGTGGCGCCTGGCGCGGAAATCCGGGAATATGACGAACCGGGAATTCATGTCATTGAAACGCGCCTGCTGCGGATTCGCATCCGGACGGAGGAGCAGAAAGTGGATTTTTATGATATTGTTACGGATGAGCCGTTGCTCACGGATGAAAGCGGATTCGGCCGGGAATCCAAGGACTGGACCGGGGATTGCCGCGTATGGATCAGGAAGCGCCTTCAGGAGACGGAGCACTTCTTCGGCCTTGGGGACAAGCCGTGCGCCCTGAACCTGAGGGGCAAGTATTTCTCCATGTGGGGAGCGGACCATTACGATTTTCACGAGGAGTCCGATCCCCTGTACAAGAGCATCCCCTTTTTTCTCAGCCTCAGGGAAGGGAGGGCGTACGGGCTGCTGTTCGACAATACATGCCGCTCCTACTTCGACTTCGGCGCGACTGATGAAACGGTTCTTTCCTTTGGCTCCTTCGGAGGGCTGATGAATTATTACTTCATCTACGACCGCCGTCCCCTGGATATTGTGGCCGCCTACACGCGCCTTACCGGCACGCCGGAACTCCCTCCGCTGTGGGCCCTGGGCTACCACCAGTCCAAATGGAGCTATTACCCGGACAAGGCCGTGTTCAACCTGGTGGAGCGTTTCCGGGACCTGGGCATTCCCTGCGATGCCGTGCATCTGGACCAGCACTACATGAGGAACAAAGAGGGGTTCACGTGGGATTTGCAGAATTTTCCGCATCCCGCAGGCATGGTCGGCACGCTGAAAGAGCAGGGAATCAAGACGGTGCTGATCGTGAACCCCGGCGTCAGGATCAACCCGGAACATCCGGTGTGGAGGGAGGGCATGGAACGCAACTACTTCTGCCGACGTTCGGAGGGCAACCTGCTGTCGGAGGAAGTCTGGCCGGGACTGTGCAACTTTCCGGACTTCACTTCCCCCGCCGTGCGAGACTGGTGGGCGGAACTGTACAGGAAGGACATTGAGGAAATCGGCGTCCGCGGTCTGTGGAACGACATGAACGAGCCGGTCATTTTCCCGGACCGCACGTTCCCGATGGATACCCGGCACGAATATGACGGAATGCCCTGCTCCCATGAAAAAGCCCACAATATTTACGGACAGTGCATGGCGGAAGCCTCCCTGGAGGCGATGAAGCGCCATGCCCCCGGAAGAAGGCC
Protein-coding sequences here:
- the cysK gene encoding cysteine synthase A, encoding MKIYRNITELIGSTPLLELANYDRRHGLGAVILAKLEAFNPAGSVKDRIALAMIDAAEASGQLKPDSVIIEPTSGNTGIGLAAVATSRGYRIILTMPETMSVERRNLLKAYGAELVLTDGTKGMQGAIAKAEELAAELPNSFIPGQFVNQANPEAHFRTTGPEIWDDTDGRVDIFVAGVGTGGTVTGVGRYLKSRNPGIKVVAVEPSASPVLTEGTAGPHKIQGIGAGFVPETLDTSIYDEVITVTNEDAFATGKELARTEGVLAGISSGAALWAATQLAKRPENAGKTIVVLLPDTGDRYLSTPLFAD
- a CDS encoding O-acetylhomoserine aminocarboxypropyltransferase/cysteine synthase family protein, which produces MSKKYRFETRQLHVGQENPDPVTDARAVPIYATTSYVFKDSAQAAGRFALAEPGNIYNRLMNPTADVFEKRIAALEGGAAALAVATGAAAITYAIQNIARAGDHIVSAATVYGGTYNLFANTLAENGIETTFVDAGDVNNFSKAIRKNTKALYVESLGNPNCDIADMEALAEIAHAHGIPLIVDSTFATPFLFRPLEHGADIVVHSATKFIGGHGTVMGGVIVDGGRFDWTQNDKFPGLSKPNANYHGAVFSEVCGNLAYIVKIRATLLRDTGATISPFNSFLLLQGLETLSLRVERHVQNALRVVEYLAAHPQVQKVNHPSLPEHPNHGLYRKYYPNGGGSIFTFEVKGGAEKARKFCESLELFSLLANVADVKSLVIHPASTTHSQMTEEELKAGGITPSTVRLSIGTEHIDDIIEDLEHGFRAIL
- a CDS encoding Rrf2 family transcriptional regulator; translation: MKISTRGRYALRMMIDLAQHQDKQYISLKEVSVRQDITVRYLEQIIAILLKAGFVQSSRGKSGGYRLTRHPREYTTEDILKLTEGSMLPISCVTTESNPCPRAATCTTLPFWQGLQEVIEDYLRNVTLEDLAIQQKEAGCDYGAGI
- a CDS encoding single-stranded DNA-binding protein, coding for MANLNKVFLMGNLTADPELRYTPKGTAVTDIRLAINRYYAGDNSERQEETTFVDVTLWNRQAEVAGNYLSKGRGVFVEGRLQLDSWEDKASGQKRTKLRVIGENIQLFPRGGDSSDMGAAPRQQAAPRSSNYGQSQAPQNYNPPPMPSNQQQSNDFGDMDDEIPF
- a CDS encoding MotA/TolQ/ExbB proton channel family protein, producing MNFIKDCITFFQAGGIFMYPLAACSILLIAAIIYRMFNMRRRGIAPDRLVRAVEQYMQGGLDRRELEERALASRSVLGRLVLETLNSRMEDEASMKEMIQVKAREEFVTLQAGLPLLDMIVMIAPMFGILGTASGLVEIFSVFGMDESHGQIAQGIAQALNTTIAGLAIATPAVIAHVYYSRKLERISAFMEVLLTELISFRYHSQR
- a CDS encoding biopolymer transporter ExbD, which translates into the protein MQFYRKKGRTMGVPIVPMIDILTILLIFFIVHTQWKKPQTLLKIDVPGAEFIEGAPSTEQRAVLAVTEESSISLNGRLVEIGELPAALERLKRENPDIKLQLDVDKKAAFGVIVGIWDALTSVGIDAGEVPARIEISKSPAP
- the def gene encoding peptide deformylase, which translates into the protein MLLEIVQYGNPVLKEKCRPVEHLDASLKDLANNMLETMYAAEGIGLAAPQVNVPVQLVVIDIPAEEESVTWLKVDGEDKQLSDIMPLKFINPVLEPYGPMHPCHEGCLSVLKIRASVVRPDFVRATLTLLDGKRVTIDCNGLLARCLQHECDHLNGILFVERVSSAQKITLRNKLKRLAIGY
- a CDS encoding SdpI family protein, producing MQPSPHPAPSSPSWWTGPIFSELAIALFPALTYYAAVSSRLPARVAVHFNEYGIPTRFADKDSVDALLGFIGLGILGFLIGKVLRLIILLPIHFSRNENNRRIGAKMATYVEFFLVVLFSYLCLAIQKTSLTNTVSLEDTAKVIFIGMNIFLLLMVNVCPKITPNKWLGIRTPYAFSSDEAWVRVQRLGGRFLFCGSLFNILVTLFLPGSFPVIFIFNMASLLLQALVIFLWKPHRNRTEIPPSSGSGAC
- a CDS encoding autorepressor SdpR family transcription factor, which codes for MNNPASLQYTLRALADPTRREILEILKNGAMPAGEIAEHFSITGAAISRHLSVLKEADLVRDHRDGKFIFYDVNLSVLQEILVWIGNFKAARETSSGKQDKIIGTQPNH